A stretch of Bordetella genomosp. 13 DNA encodes these proteins:
- a CDS encoding cold-shock protein, translated as MAQKGKVKWFNADKGYGFITPDEGGTEVFAHFSAIQGRGYRSLNEGQEVEYEVKDGPKGPQAAEIRPL; from the coding sequence ATGGCTCAAAAAGGCAAGGTCAAGTGGTTCAACGCGGATAAAGGCTACGGCTTCATCACGCCGGACGAGGGTGGCACCGAAGTATTCGCGCACTTCTCGGCGATTCAAGGCCGCGGCTACCGCAGCCTGAACGAAGGTCAGGAAGTCGAGTACGAAGTGAAGGATGGCCCCAAGGGTCCGCAAGCTGCGGAGATCCGTCCGCTGTAA
- a CDS encoding pyridoxal phosphate-dependent aminotransferase: MIRSKLPDVGTTIFTVMSRLATEHQAINLGQGFPDFDPDPKLCDMVSRAMQAGHNQYPYMPGVAPLRAAIAAKVQSLYGHSYDPETEITVTSGATEALMATVLAAVGTGDEVVVIEPCYDSYLPAIRLSGGTAVPVPLRPPTESDPYHRVDWQRVRDAITPRTRLLMLNFPHNPTGAVLQDSDLDALESIVRDTGVLLVSDEVYEHIVFDGEPHRSVARRPLLAQHAFVISSFGKTYHTTGWKIGYCCAPRALSAELRKVHQFMVFTVPSPMQYALAEYMQNPQPYLDLPAFYQAKRDRLAAGLAQTRFRPLPSPGTFFLLADYSQISQLNEADFARELTLEYGVTVIPVSAFYRDPDAADSNHGIVRFCFAKREATLDSAIERLMRLK, encoded by the coding sequence ATGATCCGTTCCAAGCTGCCCGACGTGGGCACCACCATCTTCACCGTGATGAGCCGACTGGCCACCGAGCACCAGGCCATCAACCTGGGCCAAGGCTTTCCCGATTTCGATCCGGATCCCAAGCTGTGCGACATGGTCTCGCGCGCGATGCAGGCGGGCCACAACCAGTATCCGTACATGCCCGGCGTCGCACCCCTGCGCGCCGCCATCGCTGCCAAGGTGCAGTCGCTCTATGGCCACAGCTACGATCCCGAAACCGAGATCACCGTGACGAGCGGCGCCACGGAAGCGCTGATGGCAACCGTGCTGGCGGCTGTGGGTACGGGCGACGAGGTCGTGGTCATTGAGCCTTGCTACGACTCTTACCTGCCCGCCATCCGCCTGTCGGGCGGCACGGCGGTGCCCGTGCCCCTGCGTCCGCCCACCGAAAGCGACCCATACCACCGTGTCGACTGGCAGCGCGTGCGCGATGCCATCACGCCGCGCACGCGGCTGTTGATGCTGAACTTCCCGCACAACCCGACCGGCGCGGTGCTGCAGGACAGCGACCTGGACGCACTGGAGTCCATCGTGAGAGATACCGGCGTACTGCTGGTATCCGATGAAGTCTACGAGCACATCGTGTTCGATGGCGAGCCGCACCGCAGCGTGGCGCGCCGCCCCCTGCTGGCGCAGCACGCGTTCGTCATCTCGTCTTTCGGCAAGACGTACCACACCACCGGCTGGAAGATCGGCTATTGCTGCGCGCCGCGTGCGCTAAGCGCGGAACTGCGCAAGGTGCATCAGTTCATGGTGTTCACCGTGCCATCGCCCATGCAGTATGCGCTGGCCGAGTACATGCAGAATCCGCAACCCTATCTGGACCTGCCGGCGTTCTACCAGGCCAAGCGCGATCGCCTGGCCGCCGGTCTGGCGCAGACGCGCTTCCGTCCGCTACCGAGCCCTGGCACCTTTTTCTTGCTGGCCGACTACAGCCAGATATCCCAGCTGAACGAAGCCGATTTCGCGCGCGAATTGACGCTGGAATACGGCGTGACGGTGATCCCGGTATCGGCCTTCTATCGCGATCCCGACGCGGCCGATTCCAACCACGGTATCGTGCGCTTCTGCTTCGCCAAGCGCGAGGCCACGCTGGACAGCGCCATCGAACGACTGATGCGCTTGAAGTGA
- a CDS encoding tripartite tricarboxylate transporter permease — MSGILDHLSIGFGVAFSLTNLLVAAIGSFFGTMVGVLPGLGPINGVAMLIPIAFAMNLPPETALILLAAVYVGAEYGGRITSILLNVPGEASAIMTTLDGYPLARQGLASVALSLSAWSAFFGAIVSVTGIIILAPLLAKWALAFGPAEYFVLMVFAFCCLTSLLGKQPVKGVLAAMIGLFISVVGVDANSGVYRYTFDLVHLSDGIDFVVVVIALFAVAEMLEMLEKVVGGQSVEVKPSGRKLFNLAEMVLTWWSVVRSALVGFVVGVLPGAGASVAAAVAYSQEKRIIESKDPDAKFGKGDMRGLVAPEAAATASAIGSFVPMLTLGVPGSGTTAVMMGALTLYNITPGPVLFDSKPELVWGLIASLFIANVLLFIMNVPMVRVFAKVLSVPGWLMVPGILCISYIGVYAINAGTFDLLMVVALGALGYFLRKFGVPMAPLVLGVVLGDMMEQNLRRALSMTNGELSVLYASGVSKGLWIAAVAVVGVPMLMRLLRRKRVQAVAG; from the coding sequence ATGAGCGGAATACTCGATCACCTGTCGATCGGCTTCGGCGTCGCCTTCTCGCTGACCAACCTGCTGGTCGCGGCCATCGGTTCTTTCTTCGGCACCATGGTGGGCGTGCTGCCCGGCCTGGGTCCGATCAACGGCGTGGCCATGCTGATCCCCATCGCGTTCGCGATGAACTTGCCGCCGGAAACCGCGCTGATCCTGTTGGCCGCGGTGTACGTCGGCGCCGAGTACGGCGGCCGCATCACCTCGATCCTGCTCAACGTGCCGGGCGAGGCCAGCGCCATCATGACGACGCTGGATGGTTATCCCCTGGCGCGCCAGGGCTTGGCCAGCGTTGCGCTGTCGCTGTCCGCATGGTCGGCGTTCTTCGGCGCCATCGTGTCGGTCACCGGCATCATCATTCTCGCGCCGCTGCTGGCGAAATGGGCGCTGGCGTTCGGCCCCGCCGAGTACTTCGTGCTGATGGTCTTCGCCTTCTGCTGCCTGACGAGTCTGCTGGGCAAGCAACCGGTGAAAGGCGTGCTGGCGGCAATGATCGGCCTGTTCATCTCGGTGGTGGGCGTGGACGCCAACTCGGGCGTGTATCGCTACACCTTCGACCTGGTGCACCTTTCCGATGGCATCGACTTCGTGGTGGTGGTGATCGCGCTGTTCGCCGTGGCCGAGATGCTAGAGATGCTCGAGAAGGTGGTGGGCGGGCAGAGCGTCGAGGTCAAACCCAGCGGGCGCAAGCTGTTCAACCTGGCGGAGATGGTGCTCACCTGGTGGAGCGTGGTGCGCAGCGCGTTGGTGGGCTTCGTTGTGGGCGTGCTGCCGGGGGCGGGCGCCAGTGTCGCGGCGGCCGTGGCGTACTCGCAGGAGAAGCGCATCATCGAGAGCAAGGATCCGGACGCCAAGTTCGGCAAGGGCGACATGCGCGGCCTGGTCGCGCCGGAAGCCGCCGCCACCGCATCGGCCATCGGTTCCTTCGTGCCCATGCTCACGCTGGGCGTGCCGGGATCGGGCACCACGGCCGTGATGATGGGGGCGCTGACGCTATACAACATCACGCCAGGGCCGGTGTTGTTCGACAGCAAGCCCGAGCTGGTGTGGGGCCTGATCGCCTCGCTGTTCATCGCCAACGTGCTGCTGTTCATCATGAACGTGCCGATGGTGCGCGTGTTCGCCAAAGTGCTGTCCGTGCCGGGCTGGCTGATGGTGCCGGGCATCCTGTGCATCAGCTACATCGGCGTGTACGCCATCAATGCGGGCACGTTCGATCTGCTGATGGTGGTGGCGCTGGGCGCCTTGGGCTACTTCCTGCGCAAGTTCGGCGTGCCGATGGCGCCGCTGGTGCTGGGCGTGGTGCTGGGCGACATGATGGAACAGAACTTGCGACGGGCGCTGTCGATGACCAACGGCGAATTGTCCGTGCTGTATGCAAGCGGAGTGTCGAAAGGATTGTGGATTGCCGCCGTAGCCGTGGTGGGTGTGCCGATGCTGATGCGACTGTTGCGCCGCAAGCGCGTGCAGGCAGTCGCGGGCTGA
- a CDS encoding tripartite tricarboxylate transporter TctB family protein has translation MNDRVLGIFALLLAAFITWGGWDIEAPFSYEPVGPRAFPMLLAVIIALCGLWLTFKGGHQVETNTGGANGRIAMMVAYAAIYALLFQWLGFVLSTALMTVFVGRLFGGGWGKSALGGAVMGVLFFLLFDKVLDVVLPAGILGGLI, from the coding sequence ATGAACGATCGAGTATTGGGCATCTTCGCCCTGCTCCTGGCTGCCTTCATCACGTGGGGCGGCTGGGATATCGAGGCGCCGTTCTCGTACGAACCCGTCGGTCCGCGCGCCTTTCCCATGCTGTTGGCGGTGATCATCGCGCTGTGCGGCCTGTGGCTCACCTTCAAGGGCGGCCACCAGGTGGAAACCAACACGGGCGGCGCGAATGGCCGCATCGCCATGATGGTGGCCTACGCGGCGATCTACGCGCTGCTGTTCCAGTGGCTGGGCTTCGTGCTGTCGACCGCGTTGATGACGGTCTTCGTCGGGCGCCTGTTCGGCGGCGGCTGGGGCAAGAGCGCCCTGGGCGGCGCCGTCATGGGCGTGCTGTTCTTCCTGTTGTTCGACAAGGTGCTCGACGTGGTCCTGCCCGCCGGCATCCTGGGAGGCCTGATATGA
- a CDS encoding Bug family tripartite tricarboxylate transporter substrate binding protein, with the protein MQILTKGRLGAVLGACALTFLTLASPARAADEPRRPECIAPAQPGGGFDLTCRLATEGLKQSGALKTPMRVIYMPGGIGAVAYNNIVAQHPDEPGSIVAYSGGSLLNLAQGKFGKYTVNDVRWVSGIGTDYGVAVVRADSPYKDLKSLMDAFKADPTKIVLGAGGTVGSQDWMKAALTAKAAGVDFKKMRFVAFEGGGEAVTALRGGHIQAYMGDAAEAFTMLEGGAPIRILAVFNDQRLPGKLAEVPTAKEQGYDIVWPIIRGFYVGPKVSDEYYQFWVSAFDKMMAAPEYAKLRDQQGLFPFNKTGKELDDYVKQQVKQYAELADSFGLIKK; encoded by the coding sequence ATGCAGATCCTGACGAAAGGCCGCCTTGGCGCGGTACTGGGCGCGTGCGCGCTGACTTTCCTCACCCTGGCGTCGCCGGCCCGCGCGGCCGACGAACCCCGCCGTCCCGAATGCATCGCGCCGGCGCAACCCGGCGGCGGCTTCGACCTGACCTGCCGGCTGGCCACCGAAGGCCTGAAGCAGAGCGGCGCTCTCAAGACCCCGATGCGCGTCATCTACATGCCGGGCGGCATCGGCGCCGTGGCCTACAACAACATCGTGGCGCAGCATCCCGACGAGCCGGGCAGCATCGTGGCCTACTCGGGCGGCTCGCTGCTGAACCTGGCGCAGGGCAAGTTCGGCAAGTACACGGTCAATGACGTACGCTGGGTGTCGGGCATCGGCACCGACTATGGCGTGGCCGTCGTGCGCGCCGACTCACCGTACAAAGACCTGAAGAGTCTGATGGACGCCTTCAAGGCCGATCCGACCAAGATCGTGCTGGGCGCGGGCGGCACCGTGGGCAGCCAGGACTGGATGAAGGCGGCGTTGACGGCCAAGGCTGCCGGCGTGGACTTCAAGAAGATGCGCTTCGTGGCGTTCGAGGGGGGCGGCGAGGCCGTCACCGCGCTGCGCGGCGGCCACATCCAGGCCTACATGGGCGATGCGGCCGAGGCCTTCACCATGCTGGAAGGCGGCGCGCCGATCCGCATCCTGGCGGTATTCAACGACCAGCGCCTGCCCGGCAAGCTGGCCGAGGTGCCGACGGCCAAGGAACAGGGCTACGACATCGTCTGGCCGATCATCCGCGGATTCTACGTCGGTCCCAAGGTATCGGACGAGTACTACCAGTTCTGGGTCTCGGCCTTCGACAAGATGATGGCGGCGCCCGAGTACGCCAAGCTGCGCGACCAGCAGGGATTGTTCCCCTTCAACAAGACCGGCAAGGAGCTCGACGACTACGTCAAGCAGCAGGTCAAGCAATACGCCGAGCTGGCCGACAGCTTCGGTCTCATCAAGAAGTAA
- a CDS encoding sensor histidine kinase, with translation MMVALYLSNHQLREQVDSAYDRSLAGALRSIDHNISTASGGLSMEQPYLLLEFFQLTANGHVYYRVATEDGLAEIGNPDLPLPDDPLVSGEPRFFYAEYDGEPVRVAALARAMEPPLYNNRGGRVIVQVAESLESRQEVLQSALVSSVGRDLLVIAISVLIVIWSVFSALEPMERLREEMEARPSDDLSPVNPAGMPGEVRPLIDAVNLHMARFTDQARVQRQFLDDASHQLRTPLSVLRTQTAYALREEDPAEIRAALLAMQERLDHAVRTTNQMLALARAKDATLSEGAAAFEPVDLNDLAGSVVRSLLPAGRARRLDLGLDLPGQPVVVHGVGWLLREALSNVLDNAIRYTPEGGEVTVRVAREAHSACLVVEDSGPGMSPQDIERAGVRFRRGSEGKNKSGAGLGLAIVDTIIDVHDARLHIENRPDRQGLRVALVFSLDLPRIGAPHQKNAPS, from the coding sequence ATGATGGTGGCGCTGTACCTGTCCAACCACCAGTTGCGCGAGCAAGTCGACAGCGCCTACGACCGGTCGCTTGCCGGCGCGCTGCGCTCTATCGACCACAACATCTCCACGGCCAGCGGCGGGCTGTCGATGGAGCAGCCTTATCTGCTGCTGGAATTTTTCCAGCTGACCGCCAATGGCCATGTGTACTATCGCGTGGCCACCGAGGACGGGCTGGCCGAAATCGGCAATCCCGACCTGCCGCTGCCGGACGATCCCCTGGTATCCGGAGAACCCCGTTTTTTCTATGCCGAGTACGACGGCGAGCCGGTCCGGGTGGCCGCGCTGGCCCGGGCCATGGAGCCGCCGCTTTACAACAATCGGGGGGGACGGGTCATCGTCCAGGTGGCGGAGAGCCTGGAAAGCCGTCAGGAGGTCCTCCAGAGCGCTTTGGTGAGCTCGGTAGGGCGGGACCTACTGGTGATCGCGATAAGCGTCCTGATCGTGATCTGGAGCGTTTTCAGCGCCCTGGAACCCATGGAACGCCTGCGCGAGGAAATGGAAGCCCGTCCGTCGGACGATCTGAGCCCGGTGAATCCCGCCGGGATGCCCGGCGAAGTGCGTCCCCTGATCGACGCCGTGAACCTGCACATGGCCCGGTTCACCGACCAGGCCCGGGTGCAGCGCCAGTTCCTGGACGACGCTTCCCACCAGCTGCGCACGCCGCTCTCGGTGCTGCGCACCCAGACGGCCTACGCGCTGCGCGAGGAAGATCCTGCCGAGATCCGGGCCGCCCTGCTGGCCATGCAGGAACGGCTGGACCATGCGGTGCGCACTACCAACCAGATGCTGGCGCTGGCCCGCGCCAAGGACGCGACGCTGTCCGAGGGCGCCGCCGCCTTCGAACCGGTAGATCTCAACGACCTGGCCGGCAGTGTCGTGCGGTCCCTGCTTCCGGCGGGCCGGGCGCGGCGCCTCGACCTGGGCCTGGACCTGCCCGGGCAGCCCGTCGTCGTGCACGGGGTGGGATGGCTGCTGCGCGAAGCGCTAAGCAATGTCCTGGACAACGCCATCCGCTACACGCCGGAAGGCGGGGAGGTGACGGTGCGCGTCGCGCGCGAGGCGCATTCGGCATGCCTGGTCGTCGAGGACAGCGGCCCCGGCATGTCGCCGCAGGATATCGAGCGGGCCGGCGTGCGGTTTCGCCGCGGCTCGGAGGGCAAGAACAAGTCCGGCGCGGGGCTGGGGCTGGCGATTGTGGACACCATCATCGACGTGCACGACGCCCGCCTGCACATCGAGAACCGTCCCGACCGGCAGGGTCTGCGTGTGGCCCTGGTGTTTTCCCTAGATTTGCCCCGGATTGGTGCGCCGCATCAGAAAAATGCACCAAGTTGA